Proteins encoded by one window of Culicoides brevitarsis isolate CSIRO-B50_1 chromosome 2, AGI_CSIRO_Cbre_v1, whole genome shotgun sequence:
- the LOC134830328 gene encoding gremlin-1-like, which produces MDIISMFLIFLSTVLLPSSSLAHARRVSSDSILDIIDTRNVQRILAERRANESRQSKRFLIQNNMRLEQQQQQNRAPMDDQFDDESTMYAPEVINFDFNDRHAGLPIRGEIVTYNDSMPTYNTGQENADLLNDLQAYRGDKILKSSKNALYITRKEYLKKDWCKTEPLIQRIKEEGCLTRTIINRFCYGQCNSFYIPKGPSRRRRNNARRFKSNGDFEDEDLTGAMFKSCAFCKPKKFAWISVTLRCPSMVPQLRRKRIQRIKQCRCMAEPVD; this is translated from the coding sequence ATGGACATCATCAGtatgtttttgatatttttgagtaCGGTGCTTCTGCCGTCTTCGTCTCTCGCTCACGCACGTCGCGTCTCATCAGACTCCATTCTGGATATCATCGACACGCGTAACGTTCAACGAATTTTAGCAGAACGTCGTGCCAATGAATCGCGTCAAAGCAAACGGTTTCTCATCCAGAACAACATGCGACTtgagcaacagcagcagcaaaatcgAGCTCCAATGGATGATCAATTCGACGACGAAAGTACCATGTATGCTCCGGAAGTTATAAACTTCGACTTCAACGATCGTCATGCTGGCTTACCAATTCGCGGTGAAATTGTTACTTACAACGATTCGATGCCAACTTACAATACTGGCCAAGAAAACGCGGATCTCTTGAACGACTTGCAAGCGTATCGCGGAGATAAGATCTTGAAAAGCAGCAAAAACGCTTTGTACATCACACGCAAGGAATATCTGAAAAAAGATTGGTGCAAAACAGAACCTTTGATCCAGAGGATAAAAGAAGAAGGATGTCTCACCCGAACAATCATCAATCGTTTTTGCTATGGCCAATGCAACTCATTCTATATCCCCAAGGGACCAAGTAGGAGACGTCGCAATAATGCACGTCGTTTCAAATCCAACGGAGACTTCGAAGACGAAGATCTAACAGGTGCCATGTTCAAATCCTGCGCCTTTTGCAAACCCAAAAAGTTCGCGTGGATCAGTGTGACCTTGAGATGTCCTTCAATGGTGCCACAGCTACGAAGGAAACGCATCCAAAGGATCAAACAATGTCGATGTATGGCGGAACCTGTcgactaa